The Echeneis naucrates chromosome 10, fEcheNa1.1, whole genome shotgun sequence genome has a window encoding:
- the cyfip2 gene encoding cytoplasmic FMR1-interacting protein 2, protein MTTHVTLEDALSNVDLLEELPLPDQQPCIEPPPSSIMYQANFDTNFEDRNAFVTGIARYIEQATVHSSMNEMLEEGHEYAVMLYTWRSCSRAIPQVKCNEQPNRVEIYEKTVEVLEPEVTKLMKFMYFQRKAIERFCSEVKRLCHAERRKDFVSEAYLLTLGKFINMFAVLDELKNMKCSVKNDHSAYKRAAQFLRKMADPQSIQESQNLSMFLANHNRITQCLHQQLEVIPGYEELLADIVNICVDYYENKMYLTPSEKHMLLKVMGFGLYLMDGNVSNIYKLDAKKRINLSKIDKFFKLQVVPLFGDMQIELSRYIETSAHYEENKSKWTCTQSSISPQYNLCEQMVQIREDHIRFISELARYSNSEVVTGSGLDSQKSDEEYRELFDLALRGLQLLSKWSTHVMEVYSWKLVHPTDKFCNKDCPGTAEEYERATRYNYTSEEKFALVEVIAMIKGLQVLMGRMESVFNQAIRNTIYAALQDFAQMTLREPLRQAVRKKKNVLISVLQAIRKTVCDWEGAREPPNDPCLRGEKDPKGGFDIKVPRRAVGPSSTQLYMVRTMLESLIADKSGSKKTLRSSLDGPIVVAIEEFHKQSFFFTHLLNFSEALQQCCDLSQLWFREFFLELTMGRRIQFPIEMSMPWILTDHILETKEPSMMEYVLYPLDLYNDSGYYALTKFKKQFLYDEIEAEVNLCFDQFVYKLADQIFAYYKAMAGSVLLDKRFRAECKNYGVIIPYPPSNRYETLLKQRHVQLLGRSIDLNRLITQRISAAMYKSLDHAISRFESEDLTSIVELEWLLEINRLTHRLLSKHMTLDSFDAMFREANHNVSAPYGRITLHVFWELNFDFLPNYCYNGSTNRFVRTAIPFTQEPQRDKPANVQPYYLYGSKPLNIAYSHIYSSYRNFVGPPHFKTICRLLGYQGIAVVMEELLKIVKSLLQGTILQYVKTLIEVMPKICRLPRHEYGSPGILEFFHHQLKDIIEYAELKTDVFQSLREVGNAILFCLLIEQALSQEEVCDLLHAAPFQNILPRVYIKEGERLEVRMKRLEAKYAPLHLVPLIERLGTPQQIAIAREGDLLTKERLCCGLSMFEVILTRIRSFLQDAVWRGPPPTNGVMHVDECMEFHRLWSAMQFVYCIPVGTHEFTAEQCFGDGLNWAGCAIIVLLGQQRRFDLFDFCYHLLKVQRQDGKDEIIKNVPLKKMADRIRKYQILNNEIFAILNKYMKAVETDSSTVEHVRCFQPPIHQSLATTC, encoded by the exons ATGACGACCCACGTGACCCTGGAGGATGCTCTGTCCAATGTGGACCTGCTGGAGGAGCTGCCCCTCCCGGACCAGCAGCCATGCATCgaaccccctccctcctctatTATGTATCAG GCTAATTTTGACACCAATTTTGAAGACAGGAATGCCTTCGTGACCGGCATCGCTCGTTATATAGAGCAAGCCACAGTCCACTCCAGCATG AATGAGATGCTGGAGGAAGGGCATGAGTATGCTGTGATGCTTTACACCTGGAGAAGCTGCTCTAGAGCCATTCCCCAg GTGAAATGCAATGAGCAACCCAATAGAGTTGAAATTTATGAGAAAACAGTGGAGGTGTTAGAGCCCGAAGTTACAAAGCTCATGAAGTTCATGTACTTCCAG CGGAAAGCCATCGAACGATTCTGTAGTGAAGTGAAGCGTCTGTGCCATGCTGAGAGAAGGAAGGACTTTGTGTCTGAGGCCTACCTACTCACTCTGGGCAAATTCATTAACATGTTTGCAGTGCTCGATGAACTGAAGAACATGAAGTGTAGCGTTAAGAACGATCACTCTGCCTACAAAAG GGCAGCTCAATTCCTGAGGAAGATGGCCGACCCTCAGTCCATCCAGGAGTCCCAGAATCTCTCCATGTTTTTAGCCAACCACAACAGGATCACTCAG tgCCTGCATCAACAGTTGGAGGTTATTCCTGGCTATGAGGAACTTTTGGCAGATATTGTCAATATTTGCGTTGACTATTATGAGAACAAGATGTATTTGACACCAAGTGAGAAACACATGCTGCTCAAG GTGATGGGCTTTGGTCTGTACTTGATGGATGGGAATGTGAGTAATATCTACAAACTAGATGCTAAAAAGAGGATCAACCTGAGCAAGATTGACAAGTTCTTCAAA CTTCAAGTGGTGCCGCTGTTCGGCGACATGCAGATAGAGTTGTCACGCTACATTGAGACGAGTGCTCACTATGAAGAAAACAAGTCCAA GTGGACATGCACCCAGAGCAGCATCTCGCCGCAGTACAACCTGTGTGAGCAGATGGTGCAGATCAGGGAGGACCACATCCGCTTCATCTCGGAGCTGGCGCGCTACAGCAACAGCGAAGTGGTGACAGGCTCGGGCCTGGACAGCCAGAAGTCTGACGAAGAGTACAGGGAGCTGTTCGACCTGGCTCTGAGaggactgcagctgctgtccaAGTGGAGCACGCACGTCATGGAAGTT TACTCGTGGAAGCTGGTCCATCCCACAGACAAATTCTGTAACAAGGACTGTCCCGGCACAGCAGAGGAGTACGAAAGGGCCACACGTTACAATTACACCAGCGAAGAGAAGTTTGCCCTGGTGGAGGTCATTGCTATGATCAAAGGGCTGCAG GTTTTGATGGGCCGAATGGAGTCAGTGTTTAACCAGGCCATCAGGAATACCATCTACGCAGCCTTGCAGGACTTTGCCCAGATGACTCTCAGAGAGCCTCTGCGCCAGGCTGTACGCAAGAAAAAGAACGTCCTCATTAG TGTTCTCCAGGCCATCCGAAAGACTGTTTGCGACTGGGAAGGTGCAAGGGAGCCTCCAAACGACCCCTGTctgaggggagagaaagacCCGAAAGGTGGATTTGATATCAAAGTTCCCCGCAGGGCTGTAGGACCCTCCAGCACACAG CTGTACATGGTGCGCACCATGCTGGAGTCCCTGATAGCAGATAAGAGTGGGTCTAAGAAGACTCTCCGCAGTAGTCTGGACGGACCTATCGTGGTGGCCATAGAAGAGTTCCACAAACAGTCCTTCTTCTTCACACACCTGCTCAATTTCAGCG AGGCCCTACAACAGTGCTGCGACCTTTCCCAGCTGTGGTTCAGAGAGTTCTTCCTGGAGCTGACCATGGGCCGTAGAATTCAGTTCCCCATTGAGATGTCCATGCCCTGGATCCTAACTGACCATATTTTGGAGACCAAGGAGCCCTCCATGATGga ATATGTGCTGTATCCTCTCGACTTGTATAATGACAGTGGATACTACGCTCTCACAAAGTTCAAGAAACAGTTCCTTTATGATGAAATCGAAGCAGAG GTAAACCTTTGCTTCGATCAATTTGTCTACAAGTTAGCAGATCAGATATTTGCCTACTACAAGGCAATGGCTGGGAG TGTCCTCTTAGATAAGCGCTTCAGAGCAGAGTGTAAAAACTATGGTGTAATCATCCCATACCCTCCATCAAATCGCTACGAGACGCTGCTCAAACAGAGACACGTACAG TTGCTGGGTCGCTCCATTGACCTGAACCGCTTGATCACCCAGAGGATTTCAGCAGCAATGTACAAGTCTCTGGACCATGCTATCAGTCGCTTTGAGAGTGAGGACCTCACCTCCATAGTG GAGTTGGAGTGGCTGCTTGAGATCAACAGACTAACCCACAGGCTGCTGTCCAAACACATGACTCTGGACAGCTTTGATGCCATGTTTCGTGAAGCCAACCACAACGTCTCTGCACCCTATGGACGAATCACGCTCCATGTCTTCTGGGAACTCAATTTCGATTTCCTCCCTAACTACTGCTACAACGGATCCACGAACCG CTTTGTTCGCACAGCCATTCCCTTCACCCAGGAGCCTCAAAGAGACAAGCCAGCCAATGTACAGCCTTACTACCTGTATGGATCCAAG CCTCTGAACATTGCCTACTCCCACATATACAGCTCCTACAGAAACTTTGTTGGCCCGCCTCACTTCAAGACCATCTGTCGTCTCCTTGGTTACCAAGGCATTGCTGTGGTGATGGAGGAGCTCCTTAAGATTGTCAAGAGCTTG TTACAGGGCACCATCCTGCAGTACGTAAAAACACTGATAGAAGTCATGCCCAAGATCTGCCGTCTACCGCGCCATGAATATGGCTCCCCAG GTATCCTGGAGTTCTTCCACCATCAGCTTAAGGATATCATTGAGTATGCTGAGCTGAAGACAGATGTCTTCCAGAGTTTAAGGGAGGTGGGGAATGCCATCCTTTTCTGCCTGCTCATCGAGCAAGCTCTG TCCCAGGAGGAAGTGTGTGATCTGCTCCATGCCGCCCCATTCCAGAACATTCTGCCCAGGGTCTACATCAAAG AGGGGGAGCGTCTGGAGGTGAGGATGAAAAGGTTGGAAGCAAAATATGCCCCTCTCCATCTTGTGCCTCTAATTGAGAGATTGGGAACCCCACAA CAAATTGCCATTGCCCGTGAGGGAGACCTGTTGACCAAAGAACGTCTGTGCTGTGGCCTTTCCATGTTCGAGGTCATCCTGACACGCATCCGCAGCTTCCTGCAGGATGCAGTGTGGCGTGGGCCTCCGCCCACCAATGGGGTGATGCATGTTGATGAGTGTATGGAGTTCCACCGCCTGTGGAGTGCCATGCAGTTTGTTTACTGCATCCCTGTGGGCACACACGAGTTCACAGCAGA ACAGTGCTTTGGGGATGGGCTGAACTGGGCTGGCTGTGCCATCATTGTGCTGCTGGGGCAGCAGCGTCGTTTTGACCTCTTTGATTTCTGCTACCACTTGCTCAAAGTCCAAAGACAGGATGGCAAGGATGAGATAATCAAAAATGTG CCCCTGAAGAAGATGGCTGATCGCATAAGGAAGTACCAGATCCTCAACAACGAGATCTTTGCCATCCTCAACAAGTACATGAAGGCTGTGGAGACAGACAGTTCCACTGTGGAGCATGTGCGCTGTTTCCAGCCTCCTATACACCAATCTCTGGCTACCACCTGTTGA
- the hmmr gene encoding hyaluronan mediated motility receptor: MSFSRAPVKRFNEHVGCAPPPGSYEIKPEDLKGAASFEKSDRFRHLKAATGAPMPSPLPSRNVLVSPVRRTLSVDGLVEESSVKKEKNGMTVDRKQMKLLEKEIRSLVQQRGEQDRRLMTLDEELKKVEAKLLAAVREKTGLAANVTTLERQKTELKKVNEFLKNKVSADTTKKRINSLTMELMEARNTVDTKNKELSTLQINSEGHLKVLETDLQVTRDTVIALKDRNKDLEDLLQVTKSQNKEMESDNTKLHAMIRELREEIKVLQGYLDTANDQIQDLRLTLQEKTQENTVASSQLEKIKQLEIKLEQCKAEQEITQDTLRHKEEGAQRFQQELQVSKEALWKVEKMLEDQELELKFAQNSVVDMEEQTKLANQKVHDSQATVRQQEAELARLKEVLRRTEKELDERVAHLEQRCLFSEEERSKTQEEGLRRVQELRTELNSLKEFKREEKKRYIQLMQEHAVLTDELTKEKALVDSLSVLIEQEREESEERQRQLKEEMEEVLGELALMEDQEQKRQEVMEKNQEELQRLHKENSELDRKLSDTRALLESKNNDVACLKDEHFATMREHQEAHTNSLCKMEEIVTELESTKDALKGAEQRQKEMETEVQRVTKIMKEEMDKVVKQKEEEIKRVHEGLQEHQERQFAEAKEREENLRLLLEVQTQLAQKDEKMKAMEANHTGLISQLQQELHLHIKEKEDVLVLLDEQRGHSVNQLQNEIENVQKLLEEVSLEKQEIMEKLQEEREERVQIQATLHEERAALEVERKDHHQVRTEVLVLKAELESVDEEKKQFLAQVELKDKTTVVLENQLKRVEQERNQLQSHLADIEQECVSFQVQLDLMESLQVELQEERRDRQALQEQVKVLTQEKVTLQWEMGEQQQTLQRQITEAQENSSFSSEVEHWRKQYEELFAKVKPFQEQLNAFAAERNALLNENGTNQEELNKLADAYARLLGHQNQKQKIKHVTKLKDENISLKQEVSKLRSQVSRQKSDLEQLKSKLPCAPQRRFDPSKAFQHNKENRQTEATEPLKQGNHNV, encoded by the exons atgtctttttcaagGGCCCCAGTAAAAAGGTTCAACGAGCACGTTG GCTGTGCTCCTCCTCCGGGGTCTTATGAGATTAAACCCGAGGACCTGAAGGGAGCCGCCTCCTTCGAAAAATCTGATCGATTCAGACATCTCAAGGCGG CCACTGGAGCTCCAATGCCTTCACCACTGCCTTCAAGAAATGTCCTGGTGTCTCCTGTCCGGAGGACTCTGTCTGTGGATGGACTT GTTGAAGAGTCAAGTGTAAAGAAGGAGAAGAATGGCATGACCGTGGATAGGAAACAGATGAAACTCTTGGAGAAAGAG ATCAGGTCCTTGGTTCAGCAGCGAGGGGAGCAGGACCGTCGGTTGATGACTTTGGACGAGGAGCTGAAGAAGGTGGAGGCCAAGCTCCTGGCTGCAGTCAGGGAAAAGACAGGCCTTGCTGCCAATGTTACCACACTTGAAAGACAGAAGACTGAGCTCAAGAAAGTCAATGAGTTCCTCAAAAACAAG gTGTCTGCTGACACTACAAAAAAGAGAATTAACTCATTAACaatggagctgatggaggccAGGAACACTGTGGACACTAAAAACAAG gagTTAAGCACTCTGCAGATTAACTCTGAAGGCCATCTGAAGGTGCTAGAAACTGACCTCCAGGTCACGAGAGATACTGTTATAGCTCTGAAGGACAGGAACAAAGACTTGG aggATCTCCTTCAAGTGACAAAAAGTCAGAacaaagagatggagagtgATAACACTAAGTTACATG CCATGATACGGGAGCTTAGGGAGGAGATCAAAGTCTTACAGGGATACCTGGATACAGCTAATGACCAGATTCAG GACCTCCGCTTGACGCTccaagaaaaaacacaggagaACACTGTTGCAAGTTCTCAACTGGAGAAAATAAA GCAACTAGAAATCAAACTAGAGCAGTGCAAAGCTGAGCAAGAAATCACTCAAGATACGTTGAGACACAAGGAGGAAGGAGCACAGAGATTCCAGCAAGAACTGCAGGTGTCAAAGGAAGCTTTATGGAAAGTGGAGAAGATGTTGGAGGACCAAGAGCTGGAGCTCAAGTTTGCGCAAAACTCAGTGGTAGACATGGAGGAGCAAACTAAGCTGGCCAACCAAAAAGTTCATGACTCTCAAGCAACAGTTCGccagcaggaggcagagctTGCTCGACTCAAGGAAGTGCTAAGAAGGACGGAAAAGGAGCTGGATGAGAGAGTGGCACATCTTGAACAGCGGTGTCTTTtctctgaagaggagagga gcAAGACTCAAGAAGAAGGTCTGAGGAGAGTGCAGGAGCTAAGGACGGAGCTCAACTCACTAAAGGAGTttaaaagagaagagaaaaagagatacATTCAGCTCATGCAAGAACATGCTGTTCTCACTGAtgaactgacaaaagaaaag GCGCTTGTAGATTCCCTGTCTGTGCTGATAGAGCAGGAAAGGGAGGAGTCTGAGGAGCGGCAGAGACAGTtaaaggaggagatggaggaagtgCTGGGAGAGCTTGCTCTCATGGAGGACCAGGAGCAGAAGAGGCAAGAGGTGATGGAGAAGAATCAAGAGGAACTTCAGAGGTTGCACAAGGAAAACAGTGAGCTGGACAGAAAACTGAGTGATACCCGGGCACTGCTGGAGAG TAAGAACAATGATGTGGCGTGTTTGAAAGACGAGCATTTCGCAACTATGAGAGAACACCAAgaggcacacacaaactcactgtgCAAGATGGAAGAAATTGTGACAGAGCTGGAAAG CACCAAAGATGCTCTGaaaggagcagagcagagacagaaagaaatggaaactgAGGTGCAGAGGGTGACCAAGATAATGAAGGAGGAAATGGACAAAGTGgtaaaacagaaagaggaagaaatcaaGAGAGTGCATGAGGGGTTACAGGAGCATCAGGAGAGACAGTTTGCtgaagcaaaagaaagagaggaaaatctAAG ACTTTTGCTGGAGGTGCAGACTCAGCTTgcacagaaagatgaaaagatgaagGCTATGGAGGCGAACCACACAGGGCTGATCAGTCAGCTCCAGCAGGAGTTACATCTGCACATAAAGGAGAAAGAAGATGTTCTGGTGCTACTAGACGAACAGAGGGGTCACAGTGTTAATCAGCTCCAGAATGAGAttgaaaatgtgcagaaattaCTAGAGGAGGTCAGcctggaaaaacaggaaataatggaaaaactccaagaagaaagagaggaaagggtTCAAATCCAGGCAACCCTTCACGAGGAAAGGGCAGCATTGGAGGTTGAAAGGAAAGACCACCACCAGGTCAGGACAGAAGTACTCGTACTAAAAGCAGAGCTCGAGAGTGTGGACGAGGAAAAGAAGCAATTTCTGGCTCAAGTAGAACTCAAAGACAAAACCACAGTTGTTCTTGAAAATCAACTAAAGAGGGTAGAGCAGGAAAGAAATCAGCTTCAGTCTCACCTAGCTGATATTGAACAAGAGTGCGTGAGCTTCCAGGTCCAGTTAGACCTCATGGAGTCCCTGCAGGTTGAGCTACAAGAGGAAcgaagagacagacaggcttTACAGGAGCAGGTTAAAGTACTGACTCAGGAGAAGGTTACACTTCAGTGGGAGATGGGGGAGCAGCAACAGACCCTCCAAAGACAAATAACTGAAGCACAAGAGAATAG CTCCTTTAGCTCAGAGGTAGAGCACTGGAGGAAACAATATGAAGAGCTGTTTGCTAAAGTCAAGCCTTTTCAG GAGCAGCTCAATGCATTTGCAGCAGAGCGTAATGCACTGCTTAATGAGAATGGGACAAACCAGGAGGAATTAAACAAGTTGGCTGACGCTTACGCTCGCCTGCTGGGCCACCAGAACCAGAAGCAGAAGATCAAACATGTGACTAAgctgaaagatgaaaacatctCTCTGAAACAG GAGGTGTCTAAGCTTCGCTCCCAGGTGAGCCGGCAGAAGAGTGATCTGGAGCAGCTGAAGTCAAAGCTTCCATGTGCTCCTCAACGGAGGTTTGATCCCAGCAAAGCCTTCCAACACAACAAGGAAAACAGGCAAACTGAAGCAACTGAACCACTTAAACAAG ggAATCATAATGTGTAA
- the insb gene encoding preproinsulin b has product MARVPCAVSVMLLLVLYSHGVSLAPTQHLCGSHLVDALYFVCGERGFFYSPNRRHKRDLEYLLGFLSKRARQEQRPWRAPSARNEPKVKRGIVEQCCHKPCSIYHLEGYCD; this is encoded by the exons ATGGCCAGGGTTCCATGTGCGGTGTCCGTGATGCTACTGCTGGTGCTCTACTCCCACGGGGTTTCCCTGGCCCCAACCCAGCACCTGTGCGGCTCACACTTAGTGGACGCCCTTTACTTCGTATGTGGAGAACGGGGCTTTTTTTACAGTCCAAATCGACGCCACAAGCGGGATCTGGAATATTTGCTTG GGTTCCTGTCTAAAAGGGCCAGACAGGAGCAGCGGCCATGGAGGGCTCCGTCTGCCCGCAATGAGCCCAAGGTGAAGAGAGGCATCGTGGAGCAGTGCTGCCATAAGCCATGCAGCATTTACCACCTGGAGGGCTACTGTGACTGA